Proteins encoded in a region of the Panicum hallii strain FIL2 chromosome 3, PHallii_v3.1, whole genome shotgun sequence genome:
- the LOC112885066 gene encoding NAD(P)H dehydrogenase (quinone) FQR1-like, with translation MATKIYIVYYSTYGHVATLAEEIQRGAASVTGVEATLWQVPETLSGEALAKMGAPPKRAGVPAIAPAELVEADGVLFGFPTRFGMLPAQLKAFLDGTSDLWCEQRLAGKPAGIFCSTGSPANAGAQGRAARAGRGERGERRDRASGDRRRAPGEERRRGREGGQGGKNRENRRRRS, from the exons ATGGCGACCAAGATCTACATCGT GTACTACTCCACGTACGGCCATGTCGCGACGCTGGCGGAGGAGATCCAGAGGGGCGCCGCGTCCGTCACCGGCGTCGAGGCGACGCTGTGGCAGGTCCCGGAGACGCTCTCCGGCGAGGCGCTGGCGAAGATGGGCGCGCCCCCGAAGCGGGCGGGCGTGCCGGCCATCGCCCCCGCGGAGCTCGTGGAGGCCGACGGCGTCCTCTTCGGGTTCCCCACCAGGTTCGGCATGCTGCCGGCGCAGCTCAAGGCGTTCCTGGACGGCACCAGCGACCTCTGGTGCGAGCAGAGGCTCGCCGGCAAGCCCGCGGGCATcttctgctccaccggctcgcCGGCGAACGCGGGCGCGCAGGGGCGAGCGGCGCGAGCAGGGAGAGGGGAGCGGGGCGAGCGGCGCGACCGGGCGAGCGGGGACCGGAGGCGAGCGCCTGGAGAAGAGAGGAGAAGGGGTCGGGAGGGAGGGCAGGGTGGGAAGAATCGGGAGAATCGCCGTCGGCGCTCGTGA